A genomic region of Zygotorulaspora mrakii chromosome 7, complete sequence contains the following coding sequences:
- a CDS encoding nucleobase cation symporter-1 family protein produces the protein MEKIIPVTSPKTLRTVLSPVELDIILSQQEIEAPKKPKTKFQRFLRAIEVPHGDEPISVLRNPDLQPIPDKERTWGFWSFFAYWGLPNFSVATFSTGSALLSLNLNIQQSIGALVIANILIGLMTIANSNPGIKYHIGYTLDQRMIFGIYGSFIGIIFRVGLAAVFYGYLSWLGGLCFNMVFSSFSLNFLNMKNTFPESVPMTRRDLISFLCFQLIQMPFAFVKPRRVNIPSIVTCFMTLFAIVGILAYLVSTNGGPGPLYYNRVTLNASERSWMWIFAITIWYSGVSPAVANQSDYSRFAHSKTSCYWGLFLGTVLPGTFVSLSGMLCASACKELYGVAYWTPDEMVAQWLRDDYSSKARAAAFFIGISFVGSQLFLNMTQNGYSCGMDLAGILPKYINIKRGTIFVQLISWVVQPWTFFNTSSSFLDAMSAFGVFTTPIIAINIVDFYAIRKSKIPLIDFFTLSKSGLFWYDYGINWRSTLAFFTGLGLGLPGLVYSANDSLKENIGMMNFYYGYMFFIPIVSGGLYYALNLVAPLRHEKLRQEDPLDYFNCFNEKELENMGMDPNSDDVDILDAEIQDRSSFEVPGKKTA, from the coding sequence ATGGAGAAAATTATACCTGTTACTTCACCCAAAACACTCAGAACTGTGCTAAGTCCTGTTGAATTGGATATCATTCTATCGCAACAAGAGATCGAGGCTCCAAAAAAACCGAAAACTAAATTTCAGAGATTTTTGAGAGCAATCGAAGTACCTCACGGAGATGAGCCTATATCCGTCTTGAGAAATCCTGATTTACAACCAATACCTGATAAAGAGCGCACTTGGGGGTTCTGGTCTTTTTTCGCTTATTGGGGACTcccaaatttttctgttgcTACTTTTTCAACGGGTTCAGCACTCTTaagtttgaatttgaacaTTCAACAGTCAATTGGAGCTCTAGTGATTGCTAATATTCTCATAGGGTTGATGACAATAGCAAACTCGAATCCAGGAATAAAGTATCATATTGGCTATACTTTAGATCAGCGAATGATTTTCGGCATATATGGCTCCTTCATTGGGATTATATTTCGGGTGGGTCTAGCTGCTGTATTTTATGGTTATCTCTCTTGGCTAGGGGGTCTCTGTTTCAACATGGTTTTTAGCTCCTTTTCCCTGAACTTTTTAaacatgaaaaatacaTTCCCTGAATCTGTTCCAATGACAAGGAGAGACCTCATTAGCTTTCTATGCTTTCAATTGATCCAGATGCCTTTTGCCTTTGTAAAACCAAGACGTGTCAATATACCTTCCATTGTGACTTGCTTCATGACACTTTTTGCCATTGTCGGTATTTTAGCATACCTTGTGAGCACAAATGGGGGACCTGGACCTCTATACTACAATAGAGTAACCCTTAATGCGAGTGAGCGCTCTTGGATGTGGATTTTTGCTATCACGATCTGGTACAGCGGAGTCTCGCCAGCTGTCGCGAACCAATCAGATTACTCACGTTTTGCACACAGCAAAACATCATGCTATTGGGGTCTGTTTCTAGGAACTGTTTTGCCAGGTACCTTTGTCTCACTAAGCGGAATGCTTTGTGCTTCCGCCTGTAAGGAACTATATGGGGTGGCTTACTGGACTCCAGATGAAATGGTTGCACAATGGTTGAGGGATGACTACTCTTCCAAAGCACGGGCTGCTGCATTTTTCATCGGAATTAGTTTTGTTGGTTCTCAGCTATTCCTGAATATGACACAAAATGGCTACTCATGCGGCATGGACTTGGCAGGAATACTTCccaaatatatcaatatcaagaGAGGAACGATTTTTGTCCAATTGATCTCTTGGGTTGTTCAGCCATGGACCTTTTTCAAcacatcttcttcctttttgGACGCCATGAGTGCTTTTGGAGTTTTTACGACACCCATTATAGCGATAAACATTGTCGATTTTTACGCTATACGTAAATCTAAAATCCCACTTATAGACTTTTTTACCCTTTCAAAGTCGGGGCTTTTCTGGTACGATTACGGCATAAACTGGCGGTCGACGCTTGCTTTCTTCACCGGCTTGGGTCTAGGATTGCCGGGTTTGGTATACTCTGCAAACGATAGCTTGAAGGAAAACATTGGCATGATGAACTTTTATTATGGCTATATGTTTTTCATCCCAATTGTTAGTGGTGGATTGTACTACGCACTGAACCTGGTAGCTCCTTTACGTCACGAAAAACTGAGGCAGGAGGATCCTTTAGATTATTTCAACtgtttcaatgaaaaagagttgGAAAACATGGGAATGGATCCTAATTCCGATGATGTGGATATCTTAGATGCCGAAATTCAAGATCGATCTTCCTTTGAGGTAcctggaaaaaaaactgcTTGA
- a CDS encoding agmatinase, which yields MILMLKLVSILCLVAKCALCFEQPDSDDLNTIWGQDWPFSGINTYAHLPHTKCLLDKNLTFDIGVIGVPFDSAVSYRPGARFGPQAIRAASQRQFSFRGFNFRAGINPYKSWAKILDCGDVPVTPMDSNLALNMMTSAYKNLLDRKSAYEDSSSPPRLVTLGGDHSIILPILRNLYDIYGPITVIHFDSHLDTWSPIDYPSYWTSTASEFNHGTMLWKAKQEGLLSKNNIHAGLRTRLSGNDWGDYEADDRTGFHRIESDRILKVGVDGIVEEIKNMLPEGTPIYVSVDIDVLDPSAAPGTGTAEVGGWLTRELISMLRSLDTFPLIGADIVEVSPPYDQSDITSFAASHIAYELISTMVKQGPIDLESHNSNFHSFENNQSKEKTGFFAKEWF from the coding sequence atGATCCTAATGTTGAAGTTGGTTTCGATCCTCTGCCTTGTGGCTAAGTGCGCATTATGCTTTGAGCAACCCGATAGTGATGATTTAAATACCATATGGGGCCAGGATTGGCCTTTTAGCGGCATAAACACTTATGCACATCTACCTCATACAAAGTGTTTGTTGGATAAAAATCTGACTTTCGATATAGGTGTAATCGGCGTTCCATTTGATAGTGCAGTCTCTTATCGTCCTGGGGCCCGATTTGGACCTCAAGCAATTAGAGCTGCTTCTCAGCGACAATTTTCCTTCCGTGGCTTCAACTTTCGTGCAGGAATCAACCCATATAAAAGTTGGGCAAAAATCTTGGACTGTGGAGATGTTCCAGTTACTCCAATGGATAGCAATTTGGCACTCAACATGATGACTTCCGCATACAAAAATCTTCTAGATAGGAAAAGTGCGTATGAAGACTCTTCAAGCCCACCAAGATTGGTGACATTAGGTGGTGATCACAGCATCATACTGCCTATTTTGAGGAACCTGTATGATATTTACGGGCCTATTACTGTTATTCATTTTGATTCCCATCTCGATACTTGGTCACCAATAGATTATCCTTCATATTGGACCTCCACTGCTTCAGAGTTCAATCATGGCACAATGCTATGGAAAGCCAAACAGGAAGGTCTTTTATCCAAGAATAATATTCATGCTGGTTTGAGAACGCGCTTAAGCGGTAATGATTGGGGAGATTATGAAGCTGATGACAGAACAGGTTTTCATCGAATCGAGAGTGACAGAATTCTCAAAGTTGGTGTGGATggaattgttgaagagataaaaaatatgttACCTGAAGGAACTCCAATATATGTCAgtgttgatattgatgtCCTGGATCCCAGCGCAGCTCCCGGAACAGGAACTGCGGAAGTTGGTGGCTGGTTGACAAGAGAATTAATTAGTATGTTGCGTTCTCTTGACACCTTTCCTCTGATAGGTGCCGATATTGTCGAAGTTTCTCCCCCATATGATCAGAGTGACATAACAAGCTTCGCTGCTTCTCACATTGCGTATGAGCTTATCAGTACTATGGTAAAGCAGGGCCCCATTGATTTGGAAAGTCACAACTCCAATTTTcactcttttgaaaacaatcaaagtaaagaaaaaacCGGATTCTTTGCCAAGGAGTGGttttag